ACCATCATCCTGCCGCTGACTTTCGTCGTCGGCGTCTACGGCATGAACTTCGGGGGTGGCCCGTACAACATGCCCGAACTCGGGTGGCGCTTCGGCTACCCCGCCGTCCTCGTCGGGATGGCGCTCACCGCGACGGTCATGCTCCAGTATTTCCGGAGCGAGGGGTGGCTCTGATCACATGTACATCCGATCCTCCGGCATCTGCTTATTGGCGACCGTTTCGAGGCGCGCAGCGAGGTCCTGGTAGTACTGTTCGACCGTCCGGGCGAACTCCTCGAGAGGGCCGGCGTCGATGCCGAAGTCGTACACCCGGTCGAACGTCTCGACGAGGCGGATGGCAGCGGGCACGTCCGGCACCTGTGCGTGGACGGGGGTGATGAACAGCGCCGTCCGAAGGTCGGATTCGATGCCGCGGTACATCAACGACCCGTTGATCCCGTCGAGAAAGCCCCGTCCCATGGGTCGGATGTCGGCGTCGGCGAGTCGTCGCTCGCGGTAGTCGTCGGAGGCGACGTAGAACGTGTCGTGTTCGTCGGGGCCGTGGGCGTAGGGGATGCCCGAGAGCACCAGAATCTCCGCGACGTCGTGTTCGTCGGTCCACGAGAGCAGGGTGTCGGCGAAGGAATCGGCCACCGGCGTCGGCAGGAACAGTTCGTTGACGAAGACGGTCAGATCGAGGTCCGGCCGGGAGAAAAATCGCGAGTGGTGTCGGGGACGCCCCGCCTCGAACGGCGTGATCGACGGCAGGTACTCGGCGGTGAGGTGGCCGGTCTCCTCCAGTTCGAGGTGGTCGACGAGGAAATCGACGGCCGTGAGGCCGGCGAGGCCGAACGCCGAGAAGCCGGCGACGACGGTTGTCGAGGGGGAGGCGTCGTTCGAGATGTGGAACGTCGGATCGCGCCCTGGATTCGTTGACATGAACGGTCGTACGGCGAAGGGTCACTTAGGCCTTCGCGCCGGGGTTCGGCCGATCAGTCGGTCGCCGGTTCGTCGGCCACGTCGACCGACGATCCGCGAACGTCCGCCGATCGCCAGCTCCCACGCCCGAACCAGACGTACGCGATGACGGCGCCGGCGACGTTCGAGACGAAAAAGGAGAGCCAGATGCCGGGCGGCCCCATGAACCCGGAGGCGACCCACGCGATGGGGAGGCGGATCAGGCCGAGCATCGAGACGGCGATGGCGGCGGCGGTGAGCGTCTTGCCGGCGCCGCGGAACCCGCCGTTGTACGAGCGCATGATGCCGATGAAGCCGAAGGAGGGCGCGACGTAGCGGAGGAAGGTCGCCCCCACCTCGACGACGGCCCGGTCGTTCGTGAACAGGGCGACGATGGGGTCGGCGAAGAAGAACGTGACCACGCCTGCAGCGGCGAGGACGACGAACGTCGTCTTGGCGGCGACGCGGGCGGTCAGCGCCGCCCGGTCGGGCTTGCCGGCACCGATGTTCTGGCCGGACATCGTCTCCACCCCGCGGGCGACGGCGATGGCGGGGAGGAAGATGACCGAGAACACGCGGACGCCGATGCCGAACGCCGCCACGACGGGGGTCGAGAAGGTGCCGACGATGAACATGAGGAGGTTGATGGCGACGGCCTGTCCCGTCCCCTCGACGGACGCGGGGACGCCGATGCGGACGAGTCGCCGGCCGTAGTTCAGGTCCGGAACGATGTCGCGGGGGCGGATGCGAACGCCGCGCCGGCCGGAGAGCATGATCCAGAGGCCGACGGCGAGAGCGAGGCCGCGGGAGAAGACGGTGGCGATGGCGGCGCCTTCGATGCCCCACCGCGGGAAGATCCACCACCCGAAGATGAGGAAGGGGTCGAGAACGACGTTGAGGGCGACGGAGCCGAGCATGACGAGCATCGGCGTGATGGTGTCGCCGTACCCCCGCATGAGCGAGATGAAGACGAAGAAGCCGAACATGAAGAAGATGCCCAGCGAGATGATCTCCATGTACGCCGTGGCGAGGGGGAGGACGTCCTCGGACGCACCAAGCAGCGCGAGGACGTCGCCGACGAGGAAGTAGGCGACGGTGCCGAGAACGACGGCGGCGACGGCGGCGAAGCCGACGGTCTGGGAGGCGGCGTACTCCGCCTCGCCCTCCTGGTCCGCACCGGTGTGCTGGGCGACGAGGATGCTCCCGGCCACCGCCAGTCCCATCCCGAGCGAGATGATGAGAAAGACCATCGGGAAGGCGAAACTGATGGCGGCGAGGGCGTTCGTGCTGTACTGCCCGATCCAGAAGGTGTCGGCGAGGTTGTACGCCGTCTGGAGCAGGTTCGTGACGACGATGGGGAGGGAGAGATAGAACAGGGGTTTCCCCACGTCGCCGGCGGTCAGATCGAACTCGTCGCGGGACTTGAAGACGTCGGAGATCTTCATCGGTCAGCTGTCGCCTCCTCGACGAGGTGGTCGTCGACGAACGACCGGATGGCCTCGGGCACGCCCGCGTCGTCGCCGAGGACGATCCGTCGGGAGTGGGCGCCGTTGACGAGCGTCACCAGCAACGTCGCGATTTCGTCCGAGTCGACGTCGGCCCGGAATGCACCGGCCTCGACGCCGGCCCCGACGACGCCGCGAATCTCGGCCTGGAGGTAGCGGTCGAACCGCTCCAGTCGCTCGCGGAAGGCGTCGTCGTGGGGGGCCTGCGCCTTGACCTCGAACAGCGCCGTGCGGAGTTCGCGGGTCGCGTCCGCGCGCGGTGGGTCGAGGGCGGCGGCGAGGAGGGCGTGGAGGCGCTCGTGGGGCGTCCCCTCGGCCGGGTCGGCGACGCGTTCGGTGTAGGACTCGAAGAGGTGATCCAGAAACGCGAGGAGGAGGCCGCGCTTGGTGTCGTAGTGGTAGTGGAGGGCGGCCTTGCTCTTTGCCCACTCGTCGGCGATGTCCTGCATCGTCAGGTCGGCGTAGCCGTGCCGACAGAGGGCGCGATACGTCGCGCACATGATGTCGTCGGTCGGGGTGGAGGGCGGATCGCCGGTCACACTCTAACTGACCGGTCAGTCAGCAAAAGCCTTCGGAACCTACGCCACCGACGCGAGCACGTCGCCGACGACGTACGCCACCGTCGCGGCGGCCATCCCCACGGCGAACATCTCTCCGCCGTTGAGCAGCCACCCTCGGTCGGTCACGAGCGACCGACTCGCGCCGACGACGAAGAAAGTGAGGCCGGTGACGGCCACCGAGGCGGGAAAGAGCGGCTCCACGACCAGCAGGTACGGCAGGAGGGGAAACCCGCCGACGACGACGAACGCGACGAAGGTGACCAGCGCCGTCGAGGCGGGTGGCTTGCCGTCGTCGTCGACCGCGGCGCCCTGTGCGTCGTGGTAGTCCGCCTCCGACCGGCG
This window of the Haloplanus rubicundus genome carries:
- a CDS encoding TetR/AcrR family transcriptional regulator, which translates into the protein MTGDPPSTPTDDIMCATYRALCRHGYADLTMQDIADEWAKSKAALHYHYDTKRGLLLAFLDHLFESYTERVADPAEGTPHERLHALLAAALDPPRADATRELRTALFEVKAQAPHDDAFRERLERFDRYLQAEIRGVVGAGVEAGAFRADVDSDEIATLLVTLVNGAHSRRIVLGDDAGVPEAIRSFVDDHLVEEATADR
- a CDS encoding VIT1/CCC1 transporter family protein, whose amino-acid sequence is MLDTLLGDDVTDRGRYLPEIIYGANDGIVTTFAVVAGVAGAALDPAIVLVLGAANLFADGFSMGMSNFLSRRSEADYHDAQGAAVDDDGKPPASTALVTFVAFVVVGGFPLLPYLLVVEPLFPASVAVTGLTFFVVGASRSLVTDRGWLLNGGEMFAVGMAAATVAYVVGDVLASVA
- a CDS encoding MATE family efflux transporter, with the protein product MKISDVFKSRDEFDLTAGDVGKPLFYLSLPIVVTNLLQTAYNLADTFWIGQYSTNALAAISFAFPMVFLIISLGMGLAVAGSILVAQHTGADQEGEAEYAASQTVGFAAVAAVVLGTVAYFLVGDVLALLGASEDVLPLATAYMEIISLGIFFMFGFFVFISLMRGYGDTITPMLVMLGSVALNVVLDPFLIFGWWIFPRWGIEGAAIATVFSRGLALAVGLWIMLSGRRGVRIRPRDIVPDLNYGRRLVRIGVPASVEGTGQAVAINLLMFIVGTFSTPVVAAFGIGVRVFSVIFLPAIAVARGVETMSGQNIGAGKPDRAALTARVAAKTTFVVLAAAGVVTFFFADPIVALFTNDRAVVEVGATFLRYVAPSFGFIGIMRSYNGGFRGAGKTLTAAAIAVSMLGLIRLPIAWVASGFMGPPGIWLSFFVSNVAGAVIAYVWFGRGSWRSADVRGSSVDVADEPATD
- a CDS encoding proteasome assembly chaperone family protein; the encoded protein is MSTNPGRDPTFHISNDASPSTTVVAGFSAFGLAGLTAVDFLVDHLELEETGHLTAEYLPSITPFEAGRPRHHSRFFSRPDLDLTVFVNELFLPTPVADSFADTLLSWTDEHDVAEILVLSGIPYAHGPDEHDTFYVASDDYRERRLADADIRPMGRGFLDGINGSLMYRGIESDLRTALFITPVHAQVPDVPAAIRLVETFDRVYDFGIDAGPLEEFARTVEQYYQDLAARLETVANKQMPEDRMYM